A part of Dethiosulfovibrio salsuginis genomic DNA contains:
- a CDS encoding corrinoid protein, with product MEKEGMLKQLAQSVVDMDEEASEQLSRDFVEAGFDAYDGIASGLALGMDEAGRLYEEEEYYIPELLLCSDAMYSGLEVLKPHLKKEDSSDSLRAVVGVVEGDTHDIGKNLFKVMLETVGFEVFDLGRDVPPKDFVDKAKEVGAHLVGMSTLMTTTMPNMPVVVELLKTHGMRDNTVVMVGGGPISRSFAQKIGADGYAPEASAAARLAKELVISKREILNRAAV from the coding sequence ATGGAAAAGGAAGGAATGCTCAAGCAACTGGCTCAATCGGTGGTGGACATGGACGAAGAGGCTTCCGAGCAGCTATCCAGGGATTTCGTCGAGGCTGGGTTTGACGCATACGACGGCATAGCCTCTGGTCTGGCCCTTGGAATGGACGAGGCGGGGCGACTTTACGAGGAGGAGGAGTACTACATACCGGAGCTTCTGCTCTGCTCCGACGCCATGTACTCAGGGCTGGAGGTTCTAAAGCCCCACCTGAAGAAGGAGGACTCCTCCGATAGCCTGCGAGCCGTCGTGGGGGTCGTCGAGGGAGATACCCACGATATAGGTAAAAACCTCTTCAAGGTCATGCTGGAGACAGTGGGGTTTGAGGTGTTCGACCTGGGGAGGGATGTCCCCCCTAAGGATTTTGTGGATAAGGCCAAGGAGGTTGGGGCTCACCTGGTCGGTATGTCCACCTTGATGACCACCACGATGCCCAACATGCCTGTGGTTGTGGAGCTCCTGAAAACCCACGGTATGAGGGATAACACCGTGGTCATGGTGGGAGGTGGGCCGATATCACGAAGCTTCGCCCAGAAGATCGGCGCCGACGGCTACGCCCCGGAGGCATCGGCGGCGGCGAGACTGGCAAAGGAGCTAGTGATATCGAAGAGGGAGATCCTGAACCGTGCCGCAGTTTAA
- a CDS encoding MATE family efflux transporter: protein MKLSVPAMTGMLVMASYNVIDTIFVGRGVGPLGLGAVAAAFPIQFIVHALAMLVGVGTASLVSRSLGAGDLGKAERALGNALIMALLAGVAVSLLGRNILPFLSDLTGAPEEIRPFLHDYLGTIFLGSPLLVSGITMNCVIRAEGNAKIAMLTMVLSALTNIALDPVFIFVLKMGVKGAATATVIAQGVTVSWALAHYIVPGRSSITLKRENVRLRLGIVKEVLAVGGSEFARISAQSVAGLIILNRLSLYGGTDAIAAQGIVQKLMSLSIMPIFGIAQGLQPVVGYAYGATNVLRAKRAVELGLIGASAISIATSIVLIAFPDPIVKVFTDDPALLAMSKRFIKIALSFYFLVGFQVIGTATFQALGLARPSMIMSLSRQVLFLIPLALVLPPIFGLQGVFLVYPTADLGAAALTLWFLIHYRKRLLGEKASGEFLQGEV from the coding sequence GTGAAGCTGTCGGTTCCCGCCATGACCGGAATGCTGGTAATGGCGTCCTACAACGTAATAGACACGATTTTCGTAGGTAGAGGGGTCGGCCCTCTAGGACTTGGGGCGGTGGCCGCAGCCTTTCCGATACAGTTTATAGTCCACGCTCTGGCTATGCTGGTGGGAGTGGGAACCGCCTCTTTGGTCTCCCGCTCCCTGGGAGCAGGGGACCTGGGCAAGGCGGAAAGGGCCCTGGGGAACGCCCTTATCATGGCCCTTTTAGCGGGGGTCGCCGTATCTTTACTTGGCAGGAATATCCTGCCCTTCCTGTCGGACCTCACAGGGGCACCGGAGGAGATCAGGCCCTTCCTCCACGACTACTTAGGGACGATCTTTCTAGGCTCTCCGCTTCTGGTATCGGGGATAACCATGAACTGCGTCATAAGGGCGGAGGGCAACGCCAAGATCGCCATGCTCACCATGGTTCTTTCCGCATTGACCAACATCGCCCTGGATCCCGTCTTTATCTTCGTCCTAAAGATGGGGGTCAAGGGAGCGGCGACCGCTACGGTGATAGCCCAAGGGGTGACGGTCTCGTGGGCTCTAGCCCACTACATCGTTCCAGGCCGTAGCTCTATAACCTTGAAAAGAGAGAACGTCAGGCTCAGGCTGGGAATCGTGAAAGAGGTTCTGGCCGTAGGGGGCTCGGAGTTCGCCAGGATATCCGCCCAGTCGGTGGCGGGGCTTATAATACTGAACCGGCTAAGCCTCTACGGAGGAACCGACGCAATAGCCGCCCAGGGGATAGTCCAGAAACTGATGAGCCTCAGCATAATGCCTATATTCGGCATAGCCCAGGGACTTCAGCCGGTGGTGGGTTACGCCTACGGAGCTACAAACGTCCTCAGGGCCAAAAGGGCGGTGGAGCTGGGGCTTATAGGGGCTTCCGCCATATCAATAGCCACCTCCATAGTGCTCATAGCCTTTCCCGATCCTATCGTAAAGGTGTTCACCGACGACCCGGCCCTACTGGCCATGTCCAAGCGATTCATCAAAATAGCCCTGTCGTTTTACTTTCTGGTGGGGTTTCAGGTAATAGGGACCGCCACCTTCCAGGCTCTGGGGCTCGCCAGACCGTCGATGATAATGTCACTGAGCCGTCAGGTCCTGTTTTTGATCCCTCTGGCCCTGGTCCTTCCCCCTATATTCGGCCTTCAGGGTGTGTTTTTGGTCTACCCCACCGCCGACCTTGGTGCGGCAGCTCTCACCCTGTGGTTTTTGATTCACTACAGAAAGAGACTTTTAGGGGAAAAAGCCTCTGGAGAGTTTCTCCAGGGAGAGGTTTAG
- a CDS encoding nitroreductase family protein, with amino-acid sequence MDFDDLIKTRRSVRKYRPDPVPEDMVESCLEAARTAPSACNSQPWFFHVCRSDKVRRAVASAMNSGMYGQGMNRFIDQAPVIIAVETLKRAKLAPWLAGLIRNVRYEMMDVAIATDHLTLKAAELGLGTCWIGWFNERAVKSALGLERSAHLDVMITLGWPDDRTRAKSRKEPDQVRRYL; translated from the coding sequence ATGGATTTCGACGACCTTATAAAGACGAGGCGTAGCGTCAGGAAGTACCGCCCGGACCCTGTCCCGGAGGACATGGTGGAGTCCTGCCTAGAGGCAGCCAGAACCGCTCCAAGCGCCTGTAACTCCCAGCCTTGGTTCTTTCACGTCTGCCGCTCCGACAAGGTCCGGCGGGCGGTGGCGTCGGCGATGAACTCGGGGATGTACGGACAGGGGATGAACCGATTTATCGACCAGGCCCCGGTGATAATAGCGGTGGAGACCTTAAAGAGGGCGAAGCTGGCCCCCTGGCTGGCGGGGCTGATCAGAAACGTCCGTTACGAGATGATGGACGTGGCCATAGCCACCGACCACCTGACCCTCAAGGCGGCGGAGCTCGGCCTAGGAACATGCTGGATAGGGTGGTTCAACGAGAGAGCTGTCAAGTCCGCCCTGGGCCTTGAAAGATCCGCCCATCTGGACGTCATGATAACCCTGGGCTGGCCCGACGACAGGACCAGGGCTAAGAGCAGAAAGGAGCCGGACCAGGTCCGGCGATACCTTTAG